A region of the Candidatus Bathyarchaeota archaeon genome:
CAGGAGGCACGATTACAACCGTAACGCCAAAGGTTCCCTTCTTTTGTTTGACTTGAATGACTGCTCTCCGGACATATCTTTGAGTAGGTTCCCCCGCCTTTGGAATATATCCATCAACAACCTTTTCGTAGCGCCCCCTATCGCTCCTAAGCTTTCCTTTGAGGAGGATCTCGCATCCTAGAGCTCCAGACTCCATGGTACGCCTCAGAGACCAAAAGAGGGCTCTCCTATAGTGAATGCCTCGCTCCAAGGCGTTAGCTATTCTTGCAGCCATGATTCGAGGGTCTAGTTCTGGGACCTCTACTTCCACCACAGTGATCTGGGGATTAGGTAGATGTAGTTCATTCTCTAAGCGCGCAGATGCCTGCCTTATGGCAGTACCCCTCTTCCCAATAACTCTCCCCGGCCTCATAGCATAGAGATTGATCTGAGTACCAAGAGGGGTCTTGGTGAGTGTGATACCTCCGTAGCCGGCTTGTTCGTACTCCTCAGCAAGGAGTTCGTCCACCTTAACTTTTAGGAGGGAATCTTGCACGATTTTCTTGACTAAAGACATTAAAATTCCTCGACGGCGATCTCTATATGAGTCAGGTGGTTATAGTGAGGTGAGGACCTCCCGAAAGCCCTAGGTATAAAATTACGTACAACGCGTGCTCTATTGGAAGCTATGTGAATAATCTTAAGACGTTCCGAATACAAGCCCTTGAACTCTGCGTTTGACTCAACGCTGTTTAGGACCTTAAGTATAACCCCCGCAGCTTTTTGGGGGAAACGCCCCGCATCAAAACCCTGAGCTCTTTTACGATGAGCGACCTTTTTATTATGTCTCCTGTAAGGAATTGGCGTTTTAATTGCTATAACCCCTTCCAAGATCTCTTTTGCCTTTTCGAGCCTCATCCCCTTAATGTAATTACAAATCTCCCTCGCTGCTTTTGGGGATATTCTTAAGTCCCTACCACTGGCTATCGCGGTCCTATCGGGGTCAAGCCCATTAATCGAATACTTGAACGAGGGCATATACGCACCGTACGCCCCCATAAACTATGGTTTCTTATAAAAACCTTTTTGAACGGATTAAAAGCTTGAAAAGGCGTCAATATCATGAAAGAGTATTAAATATTGAGAATTTAGATTGAATTTTTGAAAATATAGTTAAAGGGGTATTGAAGATTTATGTTACGGGTAGAAGAATCAGCTATTTAAGAGGAATGTACATGGAACTCCTTGATGCCCCAATACCAGGACGACCATGCCTTACAGGTCTGTTTGTGATAGCATATTCACCTAAGTAATGCCCTACTTTTTTAATGTCGATCCTCACCTCGATAAACTCGATACCATTGAAAACGTGTACGATCTTACCAACCATCTCGGGAAGAATTACAAGATCCCTTATGTGGGTCCTGACGGGCTTTTTTTCAGGGACCCATGCTCTAATTTTTTCAATAAGTATTCTCTGCCTATCGCTAATTCCCCTACGAAGACTTCGCCTCATTCTAGAGGGAAGGAGACCAATAAACTGGTCCATGGAAAGAGTTTTTAGATCTTCTTCGTTCCGACCCTTATAGAGGAATTCTCTTGGCATTTCGACTTCACCAATTCAATACAGCTATATAGGGATTTGGGCTAGGAGCCTCTTTCCCTCTTCTTTTTCCCTGAATTCCGAGCGGCGATGAGACCAACCTTCTTCCCCGGTGGCGCATGTCTGGAGACAGTTGTTGATTTACCTGGCCGCCTATGGCGTCCTCCACCGTGAGGATGGGAGGCCGCAGTCATCTTAACTCCTTTCGTTACCGGGTAGACCTGATTCTTCGCCCGCTTGAGATAGAACCTTTCTCCCGCCTTCAGGAAGGGCTTTTCGGTGCGGCCACCACCCGCTACAATGCCGATGGTAGCCCTACACTTATTGGAGAGCTGGACATTCCTCTTAGAAGGAAGCTTCACAGTAGTTTTTTCCCCTCTATGAGCAACCACTATAGCAAAGCTTCCGGAGGACTTTGCGATCTTTCCGCCATCCCCTGGCCTTAGCTCTAGATTACAAACCATTGTACTTTCAGGAATAGACCCAAGTGGAAGGACATTACCGACCTTCGCAGCAGCTTTAGAGCCTAAAGAGATCTCTTGGTCGATATAAACTCCCTCAGGTGCTGCTACATAATATCCATTTTCTTGGTTAAGTTTAATATATGCGAGTGGTGCACCTCTTCCAGTCTCATGGCGAAGACTTGAGACTACTCCGATAACAGTCTCAAAACTCATGGGGGGATAGCTAGTAGGGGCTATCTTCCCCATCGACTTGGCTTTAAAGACGGAGCCACCCCGACCGCGCCGTTGAACCCTGAGCTTTTTACCCATTTATTACACCTATAAAATTCCCAGCCTTATGGCTAGATCTGATGAGTTATGTGATTCTGTGAGTTTCACAAAGGCTTTTTTGACGCTCTTTCTGCTGATGAGCGTGTTAACCGACTTTACTTCAACTCTATAAAGACTCTGGA
Encoded here:
- a CDS encoding 30S ribosomal protein S19; the protein is MPREFLYKGRNEEDLKTLSMDQFIGLLPSRMRRSLRRGISDRQRILIEKIRAWVPEKKPVRTHIRDLVILPEMVGKIVHVFNGIEFIEVRIDIKKVGHYLGEYAITNRPVRHGRPGIGASRSSMYIPLK
- a CDS encoding 50S ribosomal protein L2, producing the protein MGKKLRVQRRGRGGSVFKAKSMGKIAPTSYPPMSFETVIGVVSSLRHETGRGAPLAYIKLNQENGYYVAAPEGVYIDQEISLGSKAAAKVGNVLPLGSIPESTMVCNLELRPGDGGKIAKSSGSFAIVVAHRGEKTTVKLPSKRNVQLSNKCRATIGIVAGGGRTEKPFLKAGERFYLKRAKNQVYPVTKGVKMTAASHPHGGGRHRRPGKSTTVSRHAPPGKKVGLIAARNSGKKKRERGS
- a CDS encoding 50S ribosomal protein L22; this translates as MPSFKYSINGLDPDRTAIASGRDLRISPKAAREICNYIKGMRLEKAKEILEGVIAIKTPIPYRRHNKKVAHRKRAQGFDAGRFPQKAAGVILKVLNSVESNAEFKGLYSERLKIIHIASNRARVVRNFIPRAFGRSSPHYNHLTHIEIAVEEF
- a CDS encoding 50S ribosomal protein L23 — translated: MNPHDVILYPLMTERSVYMIENENKLVFIVNRNATKHDISKAVQSLYRVEVKSVNTLISRKSVKKAFVKLTESHNSSDLAIRLGIL